One part of the Rutidosis leptorrhynchoides isolate AG116_Rl617_1_P2 chromosome 1, CSIRO_AGI_Rlap_v1, whole genome shotgun sequence genome encodes these proteins:
- the LOC139866825 gene encoding 11S globulin seed storage protein Ana o 2.0101-like, translating to MGSSHRPLGICIFLVLFHGCLSQITAPCMQTQQPSRLSGRSDCQIDRIIAREPNRRVESQAGVSEFFESFENDELECAGVEAVRHTIYPKGLLLPYYPSAPELVYVVRGSGIQGTVLPGCPETFETSFPSGSGQQQFSDKHQKVYRYREGDILALPAGAVHWTYNDGETPIVTIVLRDTSNVANQLDRNFRKFFLAGNPQSQQGQQPWGSQQRPSGSQGQQADPCEVCRRLRGELVLDSPCAANCNKFTMQQGQADQGFNIFNGFDEEILQLVFNVEYETVTKLQGQYDNRGLIVRADNFNVVVPDEQEQQQFSPRGRGNGLEETLCSTQLSANIASPTRADVYNPRGGRVSKLNSFKLPVLNMLQLSAERGVLYKNAVLAPHYNLNAHSVIYITSGSSRLQIVRNDGSSVFDDVVREGQLIVVPQDFAVIKKAGEQGCEWIAFKTNENAMTTQLAGRYSYIRELPEEVLANSYDISRQQAKSLKYNRQEGVVLSPQSGSTMTKAKNTLLSAIFG from the exons ATGGGTTCTTCTCATCGTCCACTTGGAATTTGCATCTTTTTAGTACTTTTTCATGGCTGTTTATCTCAGATAACTGCACCATGCATGCAAACGCAGCAACCGTCTCGTCTATCAGGACGGTCCGACTGCCAGATCGATCGAATCATTGCTAGAGAACCGAACCGTCGCGTTGAATCACAAGCTGGAGTTTCGGAGTTCTTTGAGTCGTTTGAGAACGATGAACTTGAATGTGCGGGCGTGGAAGCCGTTCGTCATACGATTTACCCGAAAGGACTTCTTTTGCCTTACTATCCTAGTGCACCCGAGCTCGTTTATGTTGTTCGAG GTAGTGGTATTCAGGGAACGGTGTTACCTGGATGCCCAGAAACATTCGAAACTTCGTTCCCATCGGGCAGTGGTCAGCAACAGTTTTCTGACAAGCACCAGAAAGTTTACCGATATAGGGAAGGTGATATTTTGGCCTTGCCTGCTGGTGCAGTTCATTGGACCTATAATGATGGTGAAACACCTATTGTCACTATTGTTCTTCGTGATACCAGTAATGTGGCTAACCAGCTTGACCGAAACTTCAGG AAATTCTTCCTTGCTGGAAACCCACAAAGTCAACAA GGCCAACAACCTTGGGGAAGCCAGCAACGACCATCAGGAAGCCAAGGCCAACAAGCCGATCCTTGTGAGGTATGCCGGCGTCTAAGAGGCGAACTTGTCCTCGACTCACCATGTGCAGCAAACTGCAACAAATTTACGATGCAACAAGGACAAGCAGACCAAGGGTTTAACATCTTCAACGGTTTTGATGAGGAGATCCTTCAGCTGGTCTTCAATGTTGAATATGAAACCGTGACTAAATTACAAGGTCAATACGACAACCGTGGATTAATAGTCCGTGCTGATAATTTCAATGTTGTTGTTCCTGACGAACAAGAACAGCAACAATTCTCACCACGAGGACGAGGTAACGGCTTAGAGGAAACATTATGCTCTACCCAGTTGAGTGCCAACATTGCTAGCCCAACTCGTGCTGACGTGTACAACCCACGTGGTGGACGTGTCAGCAAACTCAACAGTTTCAAGCTCCCAGTCCTCAACATGCTCCAACTTAGTGCTGAGAGAGGCGTTCTCTATAAG AATGCTGTTCTTGCGCCACACTACAACTTAAACGCTCACAGCGTTATCTACATCACAAGTGGAAGCAGCCGTCTCCAGATCGTTAGAAACGACGGGTCATCAGTGTTCGACGATGTAGTCCGAGAAGGTCAGCTGATTGTTGTCCCACAAGACTTTGCAGTAATAAAGAAAGCAGGTGAACAAGGGTGCGAGTGGATTGCATTCAAGACGAATGAGAATGCAATGACAACTCAGCTCGCAGGTCGTTACTCTTACATTCGTGAACTCCCAGAAGAAGTGTTGGCGAACTCGTACGATATCTCGAGACAACAAGCTAAGAGTCTAAAGTATAACAGGCAAGAAGGTGTGGTTTTGAGCCCACAATCTGGATCAACCATGACCAAGGCAAAGAATACTCTGTTGAGTGCTATTTTTGGTTAG